In a genomic window of Streptomyces roseoviridis:
- a CDS encoding alpha/beta hydrolase yields the protein MPQFRTYDGTRLSYRTLGTGEPLLVLPGGPMRDASYLGDLGGLNAHRTLIVLDPRGTGGSDVPADPATYRCDRQIADVEALRTHLGLDRIDLLGHSAGGNLALLYAAAHPERVRSLVLVTTRGRAVGLGTSDEEWDEAAAVFADRPWYPEAWAALEAAGPDTPMPRLAALAMPFSYGRWDEAAQAHAAGLDEQTNWTAAQAFYGEGAFDPAATRRALRELTAPVLVLAGGYDGGPTPARAAEIAACFPHAELVVQPAAGHFPWVDDPGAFRRTVAAFLDPRVRTVTVDGVRLAYRVDGPEHAPPVVLVHGRGENSAGWADLARELAADRRVYALDLRGHGLSDWPGTYGFGVFRDELGGFIKALGLAGATVIGHSMGGAAAYLLAQREPELIGRLVLEEAPVFFPLDPPRVPAEPPSGPVGLDWAVVGATDAELNDPDPAWRADLSRITAPTLIVSGGRSSHLPQEQQAWMAERIQDTALVTIKGGHLVHQNRPEKFLAALRKFGV from the coding sequence ATGCCTCAGTTCAGGACGTACGACGGAACCCGCCTCTCCTACCGCACCCTCGGGACGGGAGAACCCCTACTCGTCCTGCCCGGCGGCCCCATGCGCGACGCCTCCTACCTCGGTGACCTCGGGGGACTGAACGCCCACCGCACCCTGATCGTGCTCGACCCGCGCGGCACCGGCGGCAGCGACGTCCCCGCCGACCCCGCGACCTACCGCTGCGACCGCCAGATCGCCGACGTCGAGGCCCTGCGCACCCACCTCGGTCTCGACCGGATCGACCTCCTCGGCCACTCCGCGGGCGGCAACCTCGCCCTCCTCTACGCCGCGGCCCACCCCGAGCGGGTGCGCTCCCTCGTCCTGGTCACGACGCGCGGCCGGGCGGTCGGGCTGGGCACCAGCGACGAGGAGTGGGACGAGGCCGCCGCGGTCTTCGCCGACCGGCCCTGGTACCCCGAGGCGTGGGCCGCCCTGGAGGCGGCGGGTCCCGACACGCCCATGCCGCGGCTCGCGGCCCTCGCGATGCCCTTCTCGTACGGCCGCTGGGACGAGGCCGCGCAGGCGCACGCCGCCGGTCTCGACGAACAGACCAACTGGACCGCCGCCCAGGCCTTCTACGGCGAGGGCGCCTTCGACCCCGCGGCCACCCGGCGCGCCCTGCGGGAGCTGACCGCCCCGGTCCTCGTCCTCGCGGGCGGGTACGACGGGGGGCCCACGCCCGCCAGGGCCGCCGAGATCGCCGCCTGCTTCCCGCACGCCGAACTCGTCGTCCAGCCGGCCGCCGGGCACTTCCCGTGGGTCGACGACCCGGGGGCGTTCAGGCGCACGGTCGCCGCCTTCCTGGACCCGCGGGTCCGCACCGTCACCGTCGACGGCGTGCGCCTCGCCTACCGGGTCGACGGCCCGGAGCACGCCCCGCCCGTGGTGCTGGTGCACGGCCGCGGCGAGAACAGCGCCGGCTGGGCCGACCTCGCGAGGGAGCTGGCCGCCGACCGCCGGGTGTACGCGCTCGACCTGCGCGGGCACGGGCTCAGCGACTGGCCGGGCACGTACGGCTTCGGGGTGTTCCGCGACGAACTGGGCGGCTTCATCAAGGCCCTGGGGCTGGCCGGTGCGACCGTGATCGGGCACTCCATGGGCGGCGCGGCGGCGTATCTCCTCGCCCAGCGCGAGCCGGAGCTGATCGGCCGGCTGGTGCTCGAGGAGGCTCCGGTCTTCTTCCCGCTCGACCCGCCGCGTGTGCCCGCCGAGCCGCCGAGCGGCCCGGTCGGGCTCGACTGGGCGGTGGTGGGCGCCACGGACGCGGAGCTGAACGATCCCGACCCGGCCTGGCGCGCGGACCTCTCCCGGATCACCGCGCCCACCCTGATCGTCTCCGGCGGCAGGAGCAGCCACCTGCCGCAGGAGCAGCAGGCCTGGATGGCGGAGCGGATCCAGGACACCGCGCTGGTCACGATCAAGGGCGGACATCTCGTTCACCAGAACCGGCCGGAGAAGTTCCTGGCGGCGCTGCGGAAGTTCGGCGTCTGA
- a CDS encoding pentapeptide repeat-containing protein: MLPVELRGDCANCFGLCCVALPFAKSHDFAVDKSSGQACRNLQDDFRCGIHTRLRDSGFPGCTVYDCFGAGQQVSQVTFGGVSWREAPGSARQMYEVFPVMRQLYELLRYLAEARAHAATRPLHRDLDGALARVTELTGGSPADLEKLDVGPVRAEVNTLLLESSSLVRAAAGGKPKSRRGADLIGARLRGAKLRGADLRGALLIAADLTGADLSLTDLIGADLRDADLSGADLTGALFLTQPQLNSARGDASTRLPEGFDRPGHWTR, from the coding sequence ATCCTCCCGGTCGAGCTGCGGGGTGACTGCGCGAACTGCTTCGGACTGTGCTGCGTGGCCCTGCCCTTCGCCAAGTCCCACGACTTCGCGGTGGACAAGTCCTCCGGCCAGGCGTGCCGGAACCTCCAGGACGACTTCCGCTGCGGCATCCACACCCGGCTGCGCGACAGCGGCTTTCCCGGCTGCACCGTGTACGACTGCTTCGGCGCCGGCCAGCAGGTCTCCCAGGTCACCTTCGGCGGCGTGTCCTGGCGGGAGGCTCCGGGCAGCGCACGGCAGATGTACGAGGTGTTCCCGGTGATGCGCCAGCTGTACGAGCTGCTGCGCTACCTCGCCGAGGCGCGTGCCCACGCCGCCACCCGCCCGCTGCACCGCGACCTCGACGGGGCCCTGGCCCGGGTGACGGAGCTGACCGGCGGCAGCCCGGCCGACCTGGAGAAGCTGGACGTCGGCCCGGTGCGGGCCGAGGTGAACACGCTGCTCCTCGAAAGCAGCTCCCTGGTCCGCGCGGCGGCCGGCGGCAAGCCGAAGAGCCGGCGGGGCGCCGACCTGATCGGGGCGCGCCTGCGCGGGGCGAAGCTGCGGGGCGCCGACCTGCGCGGCGCCCTCCTCATCGCGGCCGACCTCACCGGCGCGGACCTCTCCCTGACCGACCTGATCGGCGCGGACCTGCGCGACGCCGACCTCTCGGGCGCGGACCTGACCGGCGCCCTCTTCCTCACCCAGCCGCAGCTGAACTCCGCCCGCGGCGACGCGTCCACCCGCCTGCCGGAGGGCTTCGACCGCCCGGGGCACTGGACCCGCTAG
- a CDS encoding cytochrome P450, whose translation MTPPERPGPVVHDWAAVPLPATEFDPVPYRLLHEEPVARVRLPHGEGHAWLVTRHEDVRRVASDPRLSRALTVGRPITSTTPHTLAPAGGVGRADPPDHTRLRKLIAPTFGRRRTEALRARTTRIADALALRTLEAGPPADLTETYIGPLSAGVVAELLGVPAADLDRVQDWRARLLRHDTTAADGDGVKKDIAGYFADLARHRAAHPADDLISELAAARAAGGISTAELVSMAVMLTLNGLDAVRNIVSTMVYVLLVHPDQTAKLRAAPDGLPRAVDELLRYIPQRDGVGLPRVATADLDVGGATIREGEAVYVFYPAANRDPAVYTDPDRLDLTRDEAPHLAFGHGAHYCAGARLARMEAEVMLATLLARFPKLALAVPPERLLWRTGSVNRGPETLPVTW comes from the coding sequence ATGACCCCGCCCGAGCGGCCCGGCCCCGTCGTCCACGACTGGGCCGCGGTGCCGCTGCCCGCCACGGAGTTCGACCCCGTGCCGTACCGGCTCCTGCACGAAGAGCCGGTCGCCCGCGTCCGGCTGCCGCACGGCGAGGGCCACGCCTGGCTCGTCACCCGCCACGAGGACGTCCGGCGGGTCGCCTCCGACCCGCGGCTGAGCCGCGCGCTCACCGTCGGCCGGCCGATCACCAGCACGACCCCGCACACCCTCGCCCCGGCCGGCGGCGTCGGCCGCGCCGACCCGCCCGACCACACCCGGCTGCGCAAGCTGATCGCGCCCACCTTCGGCCGCCGCCGCACGGAGGCCCTGCGCGCCCGCACCACCCGCATCGCCGACGCCCTCGCCCTGCGCACCCTCGAAGCCGGCCCGCCCGCCGACCTCACCGAGACCTACATCGGGCCGCTGTCGGCCGGCGTGGTCGCCGAACTCCTCGGCGTACCCGCCGCCGACCTCGACCGCGTCCAGGACTGGCGCGCCCGCCTCCTGCGCCACGACACCACCGCAGCCGACGGCGACGGCGTCAAGAAGGACATCGCCGGCTACTTCGCCGACCTCGCCCGCCACCGCGCCGCACACCCCGCCGACGACCTGATCAGCGAACTCGCCGCCGCCCGCGCCGCCGGCGGGATCAGCACCGCCGAACTGGTCTCCATGGCGGTGATGCTCACCCTCAACGGCCTCGACGCCGTCCGGAACATCGTCTCCACCATGGTGTACGTGCTCCTCGTCCACCCCGACCAGACGGCCAAGCTCCGTGCCGCCCCCGACGGCCTGCCCCGGGCCGTCGACGAACTGCTCCGCTACATCCCGCAGCGCGACGGCGTCGGCCTGCCCAGGGTCGCCACCGCCGACCTGGACGTCGGAGGGGCCACCATCCGCGAGGGCGAGGCGGTCTACGTCTTCTACCCGGCCGCCAACCGCGACCCCGCCGTCTACACCGACCCCGACCGCCTCGACCTCACCCGAGACGAGGCACCCCACCTCGCCTTCGGCCACGGCGCCCACTACTGCGCCGGCGCCCGGCTCGCCCGCATGGAGGCCGAGGTCATGCTCGCCACCCTGCTCGCCCGCTTCCCCAAACTCGCGCTCGCCGTCCCGCCCGAACGGCTCCTCTGGCGGACCGGCTCGGTCAACCGCGGCCCGGAGACCCTGCCCGTCACCTGGTAA
- a CDS encoding GNAT family N-acetyltransferase, giving the protein MDLTSLRTRYDRQLRIGARPDGPGARVERDGPVVRQTGPAHGWNGVLWSRLGPDDADAAIAAQIRHFRAAGRTFEWKLYGHDGPADLAARLLAAGFTAEEEETVMVADATALPAHEGLPEGVEIRPVTDEAGVRMVVEVHERAFGTDSSHIGHRLLDQLADAPGTVAAVLALAHGEPVSAARLDLQPGTDFAGLYGGGTVAPWRGRGLYRALVTHRAHLAAARGYPYLQVDAAPTSRPILARLGFEELTTTTPYVYEVGAVTE; this is encoded by the coding sequence ATGGACCTCACCTCCCTGCGCACCCGCTACGACCGTCAGCTCCGCATCGGCGCCCGCCCCGACGGCCCCGGCGCCCGGGTCGAACGCGACGGCCCCGTCGTCCGCCAGACCGGGCCCGCGCACGGCTGGAACGGCGTCCTGTGGTCCCGGCTCGGCCCCGACGACGCCGACGCGGCCATCGCCGCCCAGATCCGCCACTTCCGGGCCGCCGGCCGCACCTTCGAATGGAAGCTGTACGGCCACGACGGCCCCGCCGACCTCGCCGCCCGTCTCCTCGCCGCCGGCTTCACCGCCGAGGAGGAGGAGACCGTGATGGTCGCCGACGCGACCGCCCTGCCCGCGCACGAGGGCCTCCCCGAGGGGGTGGAGATACGACCGGTCACCGACGAGGCCGGCGTACGGATGGTGGTCGAGGTGCACGAGCGGGCCTTCGGCACGGACTCCTCCCACATCGGCCACCGCCTCCTCGACCAGCTCGCCGACGCCCCCGGCACCGTCGCCGCCGTCCTCGCCCTCGCCCACGGCGAACCGGTCAGCGCCGCCCGCCTCGACCTCCAGCCCGGCACCGACTTCGCCGGACTCTACGGCGGCGGCACCGTCGCACCCTGGCGCGGCCGCGGCCTCTACCGCGCCCTCGTCACCCACCGCGCCCACCTCGCCGCCGCCCGCGGCTACCCCTACCTCCAGGTCGACGCGGCCCCGACCAGCCGCCCGATCCTGGCGCGGCTGGGGTTCGAGGAACTGACGACGACGACGCCGTACGTGTACGAGGTCGGTGCGGTCACGGAGTGA